The Candidatus Kryptobacter tengchongensis nucleotide sequence CATACGAAAAGGGTCAGATTATTGCAGCCGTATATTTCTAATTACGATAACAACCCGATGCAAATAAGACGGTATTACACCACAACCAAATCCAGGCTTTGATAATATGTTAAGATATATTTTTAGAAATATATCTTCTTCTGCGATTAATATTATAACTGTTGTGATATTCACATTCCTGCTCATGAACATTCTCCCCAGCGATCCAGTTTTGATCAGGTTAGGGGCAAGGTATAACGAAAAAGATGCAAAGGCTTTGAAGGAAAAATATGGGCTTGATAAACCGCTATATTTTCAAATGTATAGATATTTTATAAATGTCTTGAAAGGTGAATTTGGTATATCTATAATCAGCGGAGAAAGAATAAACGAATTACTGGAAAAGCGATTTAGCAAATCATTTCTGTTAATCTTAATTAGCTTCCTCTTCTCCTTACCATTTATTCCATTAGGGATATATGTTGCTTATACCGGGGAAAAAAGCACATCAATGAAAATTGAGCAGTTTTTTATCATGCTTTCCTCTATTCCACTTTTTGCTTTAAGCTCTTTAATAATTTTTACCTCATCTTTCCTTCTAAAGATATCTTTGACCTCCAGGACCGGCGTGCCGGGACTGGAAAATTACATCCTGCCCGCTTTTATTTTATCTATCACCCCATCTTTTTTAATTTTCAAAACAGTAAAGGATACGATGACATCCGTCCTGAAGCAAACTTTTATCCTGGCGCACAGGAGTTTCGGATTTGACGAAAATAAAATACTATTTAAATTCGCTCTAAAAAATTGCGCAATACCTGTTATCACCCTGCTCGGCAATCTCAGCGCTTATTACCTGTCTATGATTTATGTAGTTGAATATATGTTCTCCATCGGAGGCATAGGAACACTGGCTGTCTCCTCAGCGTTAAATTACGATACACCCGTGGTGATTGCAATTGTAATAGTTGTCTCTATAATTTATAACACTGTAAATATATTTACAAAATTATTAATCCCGATCCTCGACAGGAGGGTGCTGTATGAAAGTCTATAAACTAATTTTACCGCTCATCCTGCTATCTCTAATGATATCCTGGAGAAATTTGTTTTATGAGAACGCAATGAGGATTGATACAGAAAAAAGATTCAGTGCCCCATCGCTCGAAAATCCATTCGGAACAGATGAACTCGGACGTGATTATTTCAGCAGGGTTATGGTGGGTCTATCAAATACATTAAGTATAGGTGTAATATCCCTTCTTTTTTCATCCGGATTGGGAATTCTGGTAGGAGGTATAAGTGGTATGGTGAAGTCGCGATTTGTCAAATATTTCTCCGAAAATATATTCAACATCATCTGGGCAGTGCCCGGAATACCGCTCTTTGTCGCTATCTTTTCATATTTCCCGAGGTCTATATTTACAATATCCTTAGCAATAGCTTTATTCTCATGGGTTCCAGTTGCCAGAATGACGCGGTTTCTGATAGAAGCAGAGAAAGAAAAATTATACACGCTGACCCTAAAAGCATTTGGATTTCCTTACCTTAAAGTTGCAGCTGCAATTTTTAATAATATTAAAATGCCAGTGCTTATCTCCATTTTATCCATTTCACTTGACCTGATCGTAGCCGAATCAACCCTGTCATTCCTGGGCCTTGGGATACAATCACCAGAACCATCGCTCGGACAGATGATAAATACTTCACTTAATTACATTGCCCAGGCACCCTGGCTATTTTTATTCCCGACCACATTTTTAATCCTGATTATAGGTGGCTTGCTCAAATTCATAAATAAAATAGGGAAGGGTAAATATGTCCACGCAATTTGAATCTATAGAGGCAGTTATCAAGCGTGGAAAAGATATAAAAATTAACTTAATGATTTTCGACCCGGGCGATTGCTGTTATCATACATATCTGAGCCAGGATGTTAAAAATTTGACTGATCAGGATTTGAATAAATTAACGGGGGAATATGAGAATAAGCCAAAAAAATTTAAAAATTGGGTGAATGAATGGGTAGAAGAAAACATCTCAGCTTATCAGGCAAATAACCCGCGTGAAAAATTTAAGGTGACATTCTCAGCGCTACCTTCAAAAGAGGATTGGGATGTGAATGGGTTTTATCATACAATTTTTTATGATAAGAATTTAAGCAAATTTAATATTGAAAATATAAATGAATATACTAAAGTAACTTTATGGAAATATTACCCGGATAAGAATAATGATAAAGATGCGGAAATCAGTTGTTTTTCTAAAAATGCAGTTTCCAGTGAGAACGGGGACTTAATAAACAGAATGAAATATATAATGTTAATACAAAATCCTGAATATTACAGTATATACGAAGATATATATGTTTCAATTCGGAGAAAATTGTTTGAGGTGAATCTTGAAAAATTTATATCTGTTCCAATTTTCATATATAATATATTCTATGGTATTGCGTTTGTAGCGGTTTCAGATGACGAAAATGCAGATAAAATAACCGAAAAAATGGGTAAACTTGAATCTGCGCTACCATTAATTAAATCAGCAATTCAAAATATTTTCATAACTGAGTTTGATAAACGCGTCTGGGGTCAGGTAGAAGAGTTCAGGTTGTTTGAAGATATAGTTCACGCGTTTTGCGAGAATATAAATTATCTGATTAGGTGCGAAAGGCTTGAATGTAAGCTAAGTTATAGAGAGAATGGGAAAGAAATTAAAAAAATTGAAAGGAATTATGGGTGGGTTAACGATAAATTATTGTGGCGAAAAAAATTTACTTTAATTTCAAAGAACACAGGGCAGGGGAATTTTAATGGTATGGAAAATCTGGAAATAAATGTAAATGTAGAAGCCTGGGGGATAAAAATTAATCTCTTTGTCAAAATCGCAGATGAAAATGCGTTGAATGGAAATAAAGATATGGTGAAGGAGAAAATAGTTCAGTTCATTGAACAAAAGATACGGGGCGTAATAGAGCCAGCTTATAAAATTTTAAAGAAAAACAGAAAATCAGCCTGTCTCGTGGTTTTATCAAGAAATTCAGCACATGGAATTGGAGCAAGGGTTTTAAGCTATCTGGCAAACAAGGGAGCACTTGCAGAATTTACTGAAAAATATATAAAGGATAAATTTCCAGACTTTTTTGAATATCTGCGTCAAAGGTTCAACACAACCGCGGATATAGCATTACAGGGGTTCAGCATACGAGTTCCCATGAACCTTGAAGATGAAATACTTTTTTTCAGAAATCGTCAGGATATCCTTTTAGAAAAGATTGGGCGTGTGGAGGTTTGTATCCAGAATGAAAATAATTTGCTTATAGATATCCCGAACGATGTGTATGGGATGCATGCATTTTTCATCATCCTTGAAAATATCATAAGAAACATAGAAAAGCACACGAAGAAAGATCCAAAAGATTTTAAGCTGGAGATTGAACTCAATAATTATAATAATGATTTAATTGAAGTCAATATTAAGCATAAATTTAAAGGAGGAAATTTTCCGTTGGAAAATATTCAAAATATTAAAAACTTTATAGAAGAACCAGTAGTATCAAGTAAAGGTAAACCAAGAGTAGGTGGTTGGGGGATAATGGAGATGAAAATTTGCGCTGCTTATCTTAGAGATATTAATCTTGAGGAAATTGATGAGCCACGAGAAGTGCCAATTCTTAAGGCTGAAAATGATGGTTGCTTCACATACAAAATTTATCTGTTAAAACCAAAGATAGCAAGCATGGTCCTGGGAGACAATATTAAAGTAGAAGAAGAGATAAAAAATAAATTAAAAAGTTTCGGGCTTGAATTTGTTATGCAGGAAAAAAAGAAAGAAATATTCAAGTATGGAACAAAAAGCGAGTTTTTGATCCTTTGCGGGGAAAAAGTCCAGAATAAAATGCCACAACCTTATGTGGAAATTTCTGAGTCTGATATGAAAAAAATAAAAAATATAAATAATTTTTATGAGTTTTATGCATGGCTTTATAAAAAGTATATGAATCAGCTGGTAGAAAAACCTTCGGATTACTGTATCAGGATTTATATTAATGAAAAATATGATTTTACTTTTAATGGGGAAAACTGGAAGAGAGAGGAATGTGATAATAATAATAATAAAAATCTTATTATCTTTGATAGTCACGCTTACCATTACAATGAGGAAAATTATTTTTACTATGAACCATATCCATCAACATCATCAACAGGTAGAATTATTGATAAGGTAATCGGGATAATAAATAATCAAATAAGCGATCAAAATTCATTGAATATATTAATAAGTACACTTCTCATATCGGCTGTGATTCCTGTAGTAATAGTAGATGAAAGGATTAATGAGATTGTTAAAAGAAGCAATTATCCAGGGATAAAAGGAGAAATAAATATGAAAGATGCGCTTAAAAGAATGAGAATGGATATAATGGGTGAACTGGACGATTTGGAAGATTACATTAATCAGAACCAGATTCAGGAAAACCATGTTTTCATTGTACACCTGGGTTTGGTGGAAAAAAAAGCTGAATTATCAGATGTAGAAGATATAAAGAGATGGAAAGATGGTTTTGAAGGAAAGGTAAATTGTAAAGGAAGATTAATATTTATATCGGATCGAGGGACGCCGCCAAATCTTCCAGATGGGAGCTTTTATCTCCCGTATGAGTCAATTCACTACGCTTTATTTTTCTCCATAGGCAAAATAAAAGTTTATAAATTACTGCAAACAGTAAGAAAAATCAGGAGGTAAAATGAATAACGAGAGAAAACTCATTGTTTTAATTACTATGTTTTACAATGACAATCACGTTTTCACAAATACAGGAGGAGGACAAAATCAAGCTATCATTTTTTTCCCTGATAAAAATCAGCCAGATGTTTTGCTTGTAAATGAGCTTAAGTGGAGATATAAAAAAGATGAATTAAGAGAAGAATTAGAAAAGATTGAAGCATCAACTTATTATGTCTCATTGCATAAATCACAGGAAGACTCGGACAAAGAAAATCAGAGAGAATTTTTTAAGGAATTTGCGGAAGAAGGGGTGAATTTAGTTTTCATTGAAGAACATCATAATTCCGGACAGGTATATGATAAGCTGAAAGAACTTACAGAATATTATAAAAGTAATGGAAGAGATCAACAATACTTGAAAATTTTGGGAGAAGTTTATGATTTGTTTGAGCTTGAGCGGAAGTTAAGAAATCACCATAACGAGCTGTGTGGAAAAACAAAGTGAAAAATTTAAATCAGGAATAAAAAGAAGCCAGTTCAATATGATGGTTATAATTTGCAATCAGGAGTTAAACGGGGAAATAGCAAAAATTTTTCTGAATAAAACAGATTATAAAATTATAAACGAAGAAGCAAAGATTGATATAAATGAGGTTAAGGGTGCGAAGGTTTTCATAATACAGCTTGAGTTTATCGTTAGTAAAGAAGGAAGAAAAAACTACATTGATCTTTACGGAATTGATATCGCAGAAAAATTTAGAAAAAATGGGATAAAGGCACCGATAATTTTTACATCTTTTTCTGAACTGGATGAGATAAAGACAGATATCCCCCTTCTGCTGGAACCCACTTCACATGATTTTATAAAGTTCCCGTTCACATATCAGGAATTTGAAGAAAAATGCAAAAAACTTAAAGAGTTAACGGATGTGAAACTTGTTGATGTTAAAAACCATCTTGCGGTTTCTGATGCAACTTTAAAAGATAAAATACATGATTTAAAAAATAAATCTTTATCAGGGGAACTTAAAGGTCTGGATGTTTACAATGAGTTAAAAGATGTTGTCCTAGGTTCAAAATCGGAAATATTGGAAAAAATTGAGAGCGAAAGTTCAATTAAATATGATGATTTAAATATTCTGGAAAAAGAATTAACCAAAAAGATTGGCGAAGATGGACATATTTCTGTTAGAGAACCCAGGGGGAAGTGGAAGCTTTTAATTGTTGATGATGATGAATCAGTGTTAAATAAATTAGATGAAGCCTTTAAGAAGTTTAAAATAAATGTTGAAAAAGCAAAGAACGGTGATTATGCCCTCAATATAATTCAAAATGACAGAATAAATGAAATAACAGTGGTTTTGGTTGATTATCGCCTGAAAGGAAGCGATGGAAAATGGCTGGATAAACAAGGGTATGATATAATATACGAGATAATGCATAACTCCACAAATCTGGTCTCCTTCTTCGGGCTTTCAGCTATAAGCCCGGAAGTTTTGATTGAAATGCAAAACAAATATGGATTTAAAGTTCACACATTTCCAAAGTCTTTCTTAGATACAGAAGATGGGCTTAGATATATCGCAAATGAAATAATAGAGAAAGGAGATTCTGTATATGAGTCAATCATTAACATACCCCGGGCAAAGAATTGGAAAAACCTGAAAAAATGGTACAAAATATACCGAAATCATGAAAATTATAATGAGTGGGAAGAAGAGATCTCCTATAGGGCTTTCTCTGTCATTAATAATATTAAGAATATGGAAGGAGAAAAAATTTCTGACATTTTTAAAGGTGTCCAGGCGAAACTTGATAATAATGATATGGAAAACATGGAGATTTTTCGCAAGAAGCTTCTCGCAAGACGTGTTTTAGTAACTGCTGAAGTTATTGAAAAAATATCATGGCAAATTGATAATGAAAAGTATAGGGGAACCATGATTGAACGTCTTTTAACAAGAAAAAATGGTAAAAAGTATAATAAGAAGAAATTATATAATGATTTAGCCCTAACAGAGGAAGATATAAGTGAGGCGAGAATTCTGGTTGAAGAAAAAAGATTTTTGAAGGAAAAATTGAATATTGATATTGATGTGTTAAGTCAGGAAGCGCTGGATCTTTTAATCAAGTTATGTAATGCAGCACTTGAAGTTTTAGAAAATAAAGAATATAATATTACTGATGAAGAAGGGATCATTAAAAATCTTGAAAGTCAAGATCCAGAATATATTAAAATACTTAAAAAAATTTTAAATGAAAAATATAAAAACCGCTTTAGTATACTGAAGGAAAGTCAATTAAAAAAATTCTTATTTGATTGAAGGTGAAAGAAAGTGAGCAAGTCTGGAAAATAATTATTGAAAAAACAACAGAACAGATAAGAATAGGTAATGAAGAAGTTAAAATTAACCCATTTGTTTATATAAGTGAGAACAAGGTAAAGAAGATAACGGAAGAAATTGAAAGACTTTTGGGGATAGAATCAAATTTAGAGAATATCGCTAATAAAATTATTGAAACTTATAGTAAAGATATAGAAAAAGCGAGAGAAGCTGGAATTCAGGATGAACACAAGGTAAGGGGAGCTTATAAAGATAAGGGTTATGGAGAACAATATGGAGTGGAAATAGAGAATATCGGAGTGGAAGATGAAAATTTAGAACAGTTCTTGAAATATCCATTTTTTGTCAGATGTGATGAAAATGGGGATATAACTGAATCCCCCGAAATTCTATCTTTTAAGAATATTTATTGTAAGGCTATTGAGGGGTCTAAAAAAGGAGATGATGACAAACACCAGGAGCAACCCTCCAGAGAAGTCCTTAAAAACATTAAAATTAAAAAAGTTGAAGAAAAGAAAAATAAACTGCTAAATGAACTGTTTAAAAATCTAAATGACATTGAAATAAATCCACCACAAGTGAGTGGATATAATAGAAAAGAAGTAATAAAAAACATGCAGAAAGAATGGATATTAGAATTATTAAAGAACCAAAGAGTTATAAAAAGACTTAATAGTGTTTCTTCTATTAATTTGAGTGATTCAATTAAAAAAACTATAGAAGAA carries:
- a CDS encoding peptide/nickel transport system permease protein; the encoded protein is MLRYIFRNISSSAINIITVVIFTFLLMNILPSDPVLIRLGARYNEKDAKALKEKYGLDKPLYFQMYRYFINVLKGEFGISIISGERINELLEKRFSKSFLLILISFLFSLPFIPLGIYVAYTGEKSTSMKIEQFFIMLSSIPLFALSSLIIFTSSFLLKISLTSRTGVPGLENYILPAFILSITPSFLIFKTVKDTMTSVLKQTFILAHRSFGFDENKILFKFALKNCAIPVITLLGNLSAYYLSMIYVVEYMFSIGGIGTLAVSSALNYDTPVVIAIVIVVSIIYNTVNIFTKLLIPILDRRVLYESL
- a CDS encoding Response regulator receiver domain-containing protein; this translates as MMVIICNQELNGEIAKIFLNKTDYKIINEEAKIDINEVKGAKVFIIQLEFIVSKEGRKNYIDLYGIDIAEKFRKNGIKAPIIFTSFSELDEIKTDIPLLLEPTSHDFIKFPFTYQEFEEKCKKLKELTDVKLVDVKNHLAVSDATLKDKIHDLKNKSLSGELKGLDVYNELKDVVLGSKSEILEKIESESSIKYDDLNILEKELTKKIGEDGHISVREPRGKWKLLIVDDDESVLNKLDEAFKKFKINVEKAKNGDYALNIIQNDRINEITVVLVDYRLKGSDGKWLDKQGYDIIYEIMHNSTNLVSFFGLSAISPEVLIEMQNKYGFKVHTFPKSFLDTEDGLRYIANEIIEKGDSVYESIINIPRAKNWKNLKKWYKIYRNHENYNEWEEEISYRAFSVINNIKNMEGEKISDIFKGVQAKLDNNDMENMEIFRKKLLARRVLVTAEVIEKISWQIDNEKYRGTMIERLLTRKNGKKYNKKKLYNDLALTEEDISEARILVEEKRFLKEKLNIDIDVLSQEALDLLIKLCNAALEVLENKEYNITDEEGIIKNLESQDPEYIKILKKILNEKYKNRFSILKESQLKKFLFD
- a CDS encoding peptide/nickel transport system permease protein, producing MKVYKLILPLILLSLMISWRNLFYENAMRIDTEKRFSAPSLENPFGTDELGRDYFSRVMVGLSNTLSIGVISLLFSSGLGILVGGISGMVKSRFVKYFSENIFNIIWAVPGIPLFVAIFSYFPRSIFTISLAIALFSWVPVARMTRFLIEAEKEKLYTLTLKAFGFPYLKVAAAIFNNIKMPVLISILSISLDLIVAESTLSFLGLGIQSPEPSLGQMINTSLNYIAQAPWLFLFPTTFLILIIGGLLKFINKIGKGKYVHAI